ACCAGGAGCTTCTTGGAGACAGGGAAGAGTCAGATGTGGTCTTGGTGATGATTTTGGCCACCTTGGCACAGTCAGGTCCCAAAGtaggtcagtatttggaaattcttTAAGATATATTGAATGCCCTGGCCATGGCATGAAGCCGGGCATCCTGGCTGCAGAGCCTGTGCTCTGAACGGCTGTGCTGTAAGGTACTGTCTTCTGGCCTGGTTTTGCACAACTGAATTCACCTAAGCTGGACCTGTAAGAGGGACCCGCCATGTTTGCAGCCCTCTGGCTTTCCTGGCTAAGGGGAGGTGGCAGCTGAGGGACCTGTGTCCGTGGTGTGCCCCTCATATACTGAGTCACCCTGCATCTGACATCTCCTTCCCCAGAGTGGGTGGGTAAAGCTTGGAGAAGGCTCCTGGAGCAGCTGATGGATCCTATGGAAGATGCAGTTTGAACAGGCACCAGTGTTTCCGTGCTGGCATCACAGGCAACATTAAACCATGTTAAGCCTCCAGAGTCTACACATCCACCTTACTCCACAGGTGTGGGAGCCATACCTGTGGGCAGGGGTTGTGGAGGTCTCTGGCCCTCACCTGTGTTCTGTCTTCATTGGCCTCGAAGGCAAGCGGTCTGCAACCAGGGAAGAGTTGGGAGGATGGGGCCTGGAATTCACCCCCTCCTCTGCCACCTGCCCCAGGAAGGGCTCCGATCCTTCTCTGTCGTCAGCCCCCATCTAACTCCCAGTTTTCTTGTGCCCAGGGTGTTCAGCCCAAGATGGTGATGGAGTACTGGACAGGATGGTTTGACTCGTGGGGGGACCCGCACCACATCCTAGATTCTTCCGGTGAGTGCCTTGCCTTCCTATATCCAGAGTGCAGGTCGAGCCAAGGAACAAGAATGTTTCAAATAAGCTGCAAATTGGTGGAAGTTATGTGCAGGGTACAAGGCTTCTGGGGTTATCTGCGTGTAATGAATAGCTCTCACTATCCCAAAGCCTTTTCTGTCAACACCTGAAGTGAATGTAGGGGTTTTAATGTTGCTTTTTTCCTCTGATTAGAAAACTAATTCATGCCTACTGCAAACATTCAcaaaatgcagaaaaagtataaagagaaaaattcGAGCCCAGAGAGAACATCTCTCACACTTCATCTGTATCTACAGGGAGCTGGAGATGGTTTGTACATAAATAGGGTCTCTCTCTGTGAAACCTGCTGTGTCAGCTAATGCTATATTATGGACAGTGGTTAATATACCATTAAATGTAATGTACTGTTAAATAAAGATACACGTTGTTTAAAAGAATGCAAAGAACTCCATTGAACTGGTGACTCACCTCTTTTTTAGTCtaattgatgaacacttgggtaatttgcagtgttttttttgtttgtttgttttggtagcTTAAGTGACATTTCAGTGACCGTCCGTGAACATCCATTTTTGCATAGATGTCATATTATTTCCCTATAAGTTCCTAGAAATATACATGCTTGATCAGTGCAATTCTGATATAGATTTATtagactgtcctccagaaagagtGTAGCAGTTTTCACTCATCCATATTGAAGGAAAGTACCCAGATTCATCAACACTGagtattaaaattatttagtATTTGCCAATCTGAGAAATGATTGTTTAGTTGGCATTTCTTTGATTACCAGCGAGGTTTTAAGATATGCTTGCTTTTTATCCATCTATATTTCCTCTTCTGATACTATCTTTTCATGAGATTAGCTCATTTTCTGATAAAGGTAGGCTTGGGAAGGCGGTCAGTTATATTTCTGGTTGTAAATCCTGTCCTTTTGTATTGCACTGGGTGAGAAAGGTGCTGGCTGGGAGGGGAAGGGCAGCCTGCTGCAAGTTCCCCATGGAGCTGTGACTGAGGGAAAGAGAGTGTGAAGACCCAGGCCCTGGAGGCTCAGGTGCTAGCCCCTTCCccgcctcctcccctcctcccccctccttaTCTGCCACTGGGTTATAGTGAAAACTGAAGGACAGAGCGATGAATTGAGTTTGAGGAGGGACTGAGCAGGCTGAGTTCCAAAGGGCCTTCTGGCTTGTCTCAaactccttcctctcccctcccataGAGGTTTTAAAAACAGTGTCGGCCATCATTGATGCTGGCTTCTCCATCAACCTCTACATGTTCCATGGAGGCACCAACTTTGGTTTCATTAACGGGGCCCTGCATTACGATGAGTATAAGTCCGACATCACCAGCTATGGCAAGTACTCCCCAAGCCCGCCCCTCCCTGGCCCGCCGGGACATTCGGGGAGTCTTTTATTCATCTGTCTCGGTAGCTCCTAGGGCAGGTAGCGGTTTTGTCAGGATGGTGACCCAGAACTTCTGAGCAGTAGGAGCCAGACAAGGTGTCCTTAACTCCTCCCCCTGCTGGAAGTGCACCAGGAAGTGGGCTGAGGCCCTGCTGGAAGGTGCAGGGCGGCCTTTCCCTGACTCAGGCCCTTACAGTGGTGTGACCCCTGCCCCTTTTCGAGTAGGAGTCCTCAGAAGGTAGGAAGGATGCCCCATTTTATCCCCCCACAGCTAGAAACACAGGCATGCTGGGATCACAGGCAGAGGCGTTCTCTCCTTGTTGACACCACGGCTCAGGCCACAAGTGTTTCCTCTTCAAGGCTGCTGGGATGAAGCCCCTGCTGCCTACCCCAGTTTGTCCCTTCTCTTTCTGCTGTCTTGGGGACATGAATGACGGGTCCCTGGGCATCTTGCAGACTACGACGCTGTGCTGTCGGAGGCTGGGGATTACACAGCCAAGTACTTCAAGCTCCGAGACTTCTTCAGCTCCTTGTCAGGTACCCAGCAAACAGCAGACTTCAGCACCAACGGAGGCCCTTGGTTTTACTGTGAGACCTCTAAGGAGATGCGTCCTCATTCCCTCACCTCAACCCCAGTTCATCTGTGTGCAGATCACACAGAGATTCTAGACAAGGACAAAAATGCTTAAAAGACCAAGCACGTCCATCATGGTTCATGTCctgccatcttctcctttgtATTTACAGGTGTTGAGACGCTGGGGGTTATGAAAAGTCTCCGCTCACCCCCTGCTCCCATGCATACCCTTCCCAGGGTTCTAGACATGTCCTGAGAATAGACCTGCCCTCTTGCTCTCGGATAAAGCAGCACATTGAGTCCACTGATAGAAGCCGGGACTGGGGAAGCTGGAGGAGGTGGTGATTCTTTTGGGTTCTTTAGTCTCTTTATGTTGCAGGtgctcccctgcctcccccacctgGTCTTCTTCTCAAGACCGCATATGAGCCAGTGATGCCAACTTTCTACGTGTCCCTGTGGGATGCCCTCAAGTACGTGGGAGAGGTGAGGACTGAAGGGCAGGGGGCACTGGGCAGGGAGCAAGACACCCTCCAGGCGGGGGGATTGCTGCATGGGAGGGATGCCAACTCATGGTAGCTTTGAGGTCTGTTCTCCAGCTTGAGCACTCAGGGAAGAACAGCCAAGTCCCACAGCAGGCATTCCCTTCCTTCAGCCTCAGTGGCTGGAGCCCCCCTCATCCAGGGCAGATGAGGAGGGTGAGGGGGCAGGAGAACACACAGCCCCGGGCTTTGTGCCTTTAGCTGGAGGTGGGTGTGCTACTCAGGGCTGCTGAGCTGCAGAAGTGACAGGGCTTAAAAAAGTTAAAACTCTGCCAGATTTCAGGGACTCATTTTGCTGTTATTTGTGATTGCATATGCCACTTTAGCACCCACTTATCCTTGTGAGCTGGAGATCTGTAGGTTCAATGTAAGGAGAAGTCAAAATCAGAGTTTTGGAGCTTGGACAGTCAATTGGCTGGATTGGCTTTGCACATGAAGTCTTGGGTTTATGTCATGTGAAAAGAAGTCAAAATGAAGAAAAGCGTCAGCATTCCCACACCTGCCATGAGTCCCccaccttcccaccccccacctatGGTGTGCTGGGCCCCCAGGTGAGGACCTTCTGCTAGCCCACACTTGCCAGAGGCTCACATACCTTTGCTGTCTTTCTCCTCTGtctggcccctgcccctctcctgtGCCTCTTCGCTGTCTAGCCCATCATGGCTGAAAATCCAGTCAACATGGAGAACCTGCCGGTGAACGAGGGAAACGGACAGGCCTTTGGGTACACGTTGTATGAGACCACCATCACCTCCTCTGGTGTCCTCAGTGGTCGGGTGCGCGACCGGGGACAGGTAGGAGTGCCTTTGCTTGGTTCCTCCagatgtcccctgactctcccctcagaatctgatcGGGGTGAGCCCATGCATCCCGCTGTTACCAGCGTGTAATCATGGGCCCCTCGTGGTCAGGTGGGCAGGGCTTTCCAGCTGTCATACGGCCCGTGAAGCCCTCTCAAGGGGCTCTTTCTCTTCCTAGGCAGAGCAGAgacccctctctcccttcccctcctacTGACTCATGGGAGCTTTCTACCTGTTCTTTTTGGCAGGTATTTGTGAACACCGTTTCCATAGGATTCCTGGACTACAAAAATGAGGAGATTGTTGTCCCCTTGATCCAGGTGTGTTCTCCTAGAAAGCTGGGTGACAGCACCAGCGTATTCTGAGCCAGTTTGTGGGAGTCAAactggaagagaggaggctccTTAACTGCGAAACTGCAGGTTTCAGATAGGGGCGGACTGTTGCTCTCTGATGGCTGGGACGCTTCCTCTCCCATTTGGAGAGCTCAGGGAGGAACCAGGGCTCCAGAAGCAAAGCCCTGAGTGGCACTTGTGATCGTATGGTGAGGTAATAAGGCGGTCCTCATGCCACTGTGTTCCTGGCAGGGTTACACCGTGCTGAGGATCTTGGTGGAGAATCGTGGGCGAGTCAACTACGGAGAAAATATCGATGCCCAGCACAAAGGTGGGTCATAGCACACATGCCAGGAGAAGCTTGCCAGTGTTCAGTACATGTGGGGCTATCCCTTCTCCATATCAGCAGATCAGCAGGCCAGGGAGGCCCATGGATTGAGGAGGGTCATGGAGGCCCATGTAGTGAGGAGGGTCATAGAGGCCCATGGAGTGACGGGTCAGGGAGGCTATGAATTGAGAAAGGTCGTGGTGGCCCGTGGAGTGAGGAGTCAGGGAGGCCCTTGGAGTGAGGGTCATGGAGGCCCATGGAGTGAGGAGTCAGGGAAGCTCATGGAGTGAGGAGTCAGGGCGGCCCATGGGGTAAGGCAAGTCATAGAGGCCCATGGAGTGAGAAAGGTTGTGGAGTCCCATGGTGTGACGAATCATGAAGTCCCATGGAGTTAGGAGGGTTGTGGACACTCATGGAGTGAGGACTCAGGGAGGCCAGTGGAGAGACCAGGGTTGTTGAGGCACTTGGAGTGAGGAGTCAGGGAGGCTGGTTAAGAGATGAGGGTCGTGGAAGCACATGGAGTGAGTAGACAGGGAGGCTGTGGAGTGAGAAGGTTCGTGGTGGCCTGTGGAGTGAGGAGGTTCATGGAGGCCTGTGGATTGAGGAGTCCCTTGAAAGGTGGAGGGTCATGGAGGCCCATGGAGTGAAGAGTCAGGGAGGCCAGTTGAGAGACGAGGGTGGTGGAGGCACATGGAGTGAGGAGTCAGGGAGGCCTGTGGAGTGAGGAGGGTCATGGAGGCCCATGAAGTGAGGAGGATCGTGGGGGCCAATGGAGCGAGGAGTCAGGGAGGCCTGTGGAGTGAGGAGGGTTGTGGAGGCCTGTGGGTTGAGGATTCAGGGAGGCTCATGGAGAGAGGAGGCTTTTGGAAGCCTATTGAGTGAGGATTCAGGGAGTCCTGTGGAGTGAGGAGGGTCGTGGAGACCCATGGAGTGAGGATTCAGGGAGTCCCGTGGAGTGAGGAGTCAGGGAGAACCATGGAGTGAGGAGGGTCGTGGAGGCCCACGGAGTGAGGATGGATGACAGAGGTGGTGTCACAGGGGAGTTACGTGGAGTCGCAGGTGGCTATTAGAATGAGGAGTGGTCTTGGGGACCTGTTTGGAGAAGTGTGAGATGTCATAGAGACTCATTTACATGGCCAAAAAACTGATCATGTCCTCCCAGCTCCTTCTAAGGTAATTGCCATTTTTGCTTATGAAACTAGTACATCTCTTCTTCTGTAAAAATTCTAGCACAGTCGAAAAAGGTTCTTGAGAGCCTTCTGTCCCCTGTGAGGGAAGCAATACCGCCCTGCTATGGGGGCTTCGGGATCCTGGGGATCTTGACCCTTCCATTGGAGCCTCCTGGTTACTTCAGCACTATTCAGGCCCACCTTCCCTTTCCCTAATAGTTCCCCAGTATTTCCCTGGGGCCTCATGTCTTCCCGCAGGGAGCTCCCTCTCCAGGCTGAGCTCCACTTGCTTTGCTGTCCTGTTGGGTGGCAGGACTCCCAGCACGTCTCATTCCAAGACTTGGCTTCCCAGTCCTTGGTCAAGGTGTGCCTTGGCCCCTCCCTGGGGAATTCCTGTCCGCTGCATCCCAATGCCGTGTTTTATGGTCACAGACATTCTGTCCAGAAGTGTATCCACCACACGCACCTGTACCTACGATTAGAGAGTCTTCAGGCCCCATGAAGCCTATCAAATTCCCAGCCTGTCCACATCCCTGCTGGCGTCACCTCACTTGCGTGAACAAGACAGTCGTCTCTGTGAGGATGTCCCTGGGAGCCGCTCTGGGCCCGCAGAGCCAGCCCCTTCCCAGAGGCCCTAGGTAATCGCTGCTCAAGTGTGCTCAGTTCTTCAGTCTTGGACACCCAAGTACTGCCGTCTGCTCACAGTTGACACACTTTTAGGAAATATCTGTAACCTCGGTCATACCCACAACCCCTGTGACTTCTGATCACCCACCCTTCTGGCTGTGTTCTCTTCTGACTTGGAGTCGTCAGTCCCCCAAAGGGAACTTCCATCTCCTTCCCTCTCGCcaccctgaccccctccctgaCGCCATCTCAGCCCTGTTTTCTGCCTCTGCCGATTCCCTCTCACGGGTCACCGGGTGTCTGGGCCTGGCAGAACTGGTGTGGCTCGTTCCTGCCCCCTTGGGGTTGCTAGAGGAGGTGTGCTGCCAAGTGAATGGCTCTGTAAGCAGCGTATACTCCAGGAGAAGTCTCACTTCAACTTCCCAGAAACTTCCCACGTACGGCCCTGGCCATAGCCGGGTCGTCCTCCCCACCACCTGTGGCCTTGCTCATTGTCTGTGTCTTCCTTCCGGCAGGTCTCATCGGAAACCTCTATCTGAATGGTTCTGCCCTGAAAAAATTCAGAATGTATAGCCTGGATATGAAAGAGAAGTTTTTTCAGAGGTGGGCACCTGCCCTGGGCCAGAGTGGGTGGGCTTGCAGATGTACCATGAAGAATCAGGAAGGCTCCCGCACCCTCTGCTCCTACGGGTGTGTAATCAGACCCAGGAGCCAGCCAATGTGCCTGGCCCAGGTCAGGGGCAGTGCCAGGCCCCCGGAAGCCGGTTGTCTCAGATGGGGGATGCTTCCGTCACATGACCTGCTGCGTTCCTGGGTCTGGCTGCAACGGCAGGAAGTGACCTGAGGACCTTGGATGGCAGGAGCGTGTCTCTGGTGTTAGGTGCCAGCCTGGGACTACACATTTCACTTTTAGGTTCAGCCTCGACAACTGGGATTCTGTCCCCAATGAACCTACGTTCCCGGCTTTCTTCTTGGGTGTCTTGATGGCTGGCCCCTCTCCTTTGGACACCTTCCTGAAGCTGGAGGTGAGTCAGCTGCCCTTCCCTGCCCTTCTGGTTTCCCCACAGGGGATCCGAGTCCCTGTCTCTACATGAGCCCTCTGCTAGGGCTCCTGGGTCGAGGAGCTGCTTCTCAGGGTCCGGGATCCTCCCCGCAGTCTGAGCTCGGGGCCCCCGGGAGTGGGGAACGACCCACCTGTTAACCCTCCACCTGTCAGAAGCACTGGTCCCTCGGGATCTTGGCAGCCAAGAGAACGTGTGCTTATGTCTAACTGAGTCTCTGTCTTCTGGTGTGACTTTATTTTTGGTGGCTCTCATGGTGGACCGATACCCCTTCTTCTGCCTGAAGGGCTGGGAGAAGGGGGTTGTATTCATCAATGGCCAGAACCTTGGACGCTACTGGAACATTGGGCCCCAGAAAACCCTCTACCTCCCCGGTGTCTGGTTGAAGAAAGGAATCAACCAGGTAGGAACAGGCCCAGCCGCCTGTGCTCTGCCCCCATGACTCCTTC
This genomic stretch from Choloepus didactylus isolate mChoDid1 chromosome 6, mChoDid1.pri, whole genome shotgun sequence harbors:
- the LOC119538818 gene encoding beta-galactosidase-1-like protein 2, encoding MSACSGRRRPGLRLALLALVILSFLVLRRLDWYHLIPPWLRHRQAGLQAKGQNFVLEDSTFWIFGGSIHYFRVPREYWRDRLLKLKACGLNTLTTYVPWNLHEPERGKFDFSGNLDLEAFILLAAEIGLWVILRPGPYICSEIDLGGLPSWLLQDPDMKLRTTYKGFTEAVDLYFDHLMSRVVPLQYKLGGPIIAVQVENEYGSYHKDPAYMPYVKKALEDRGIVELLLTSDNKEGLSKGTVSGVLATINLQSQQELQLLTSFLLHAQGVQPKMVMEYWTGWFDSWGDPHHILDSSEVLKTVSAIIDAGFSINLYMFHGGTNFGFINGALHYDEYKSDITSYDYDAVLSEAGDYTAKYFKLRDFFSSLSGAPLPPPPGLLLKTAYEPVMPTFYVSLWDALKYVGEPIMAENPVNMENLPVNEGNGQAFGYTLYETTITSSGVLSGRVRDRGQVFVNTVSIGFLDYKNEEIVVPLIQGYTVLRILVENRGRVNYGENIDAQHKGLIGNLYLNGSALKKFRMYSLDMKEKFFQRFSLDNWDSVPNEPTFPAFFLGVLMAGPSPLDTFLKLEGWEKGVVFINGQNLGRYWNIGPQKTLYLPGVWLKKGINQVIVFEENMAGPVIQSMEIPNLGRQQYID